One stretch of Lemur catta isolate mLemCat1 chromosome 2, mLemCat1.pri, whole genome shotgun sequence DNA includes these proteins:
- the GJA1 gene encoding gap junction alpha-1 protein, which yields MGDWSALGKLLDKVQAYSTAGGKVWLSVLFIFRILLLGTAVESAWGDEQSAFRCNTQQPGCENVCYDKSFPISHVRFWVLQIIFVSVPTLLYLAHVFYVMRKEEKLNKKEEELKVAQTDGVNVEMHLKQIEIKKFKYGIEEHGKVKMRGGLLRTYIISILFKSVFEVAFLLIQWYIYGFSLSAVYTCKRDPCPHQVDCFLSRPTEKTIFIIFMLVVSLVSLALNIIELFYVFFKGVKDRVKGKSDPYHATTGPLSPSKDCGSPKYAYFNGCSSPTAPLSPMSPPGYKLVTGDRNNSSCRNYNKQASEQNWANYSAEQNRMGQAGSTISNSHAQPFDFPDDNQNSKKLAAGHELQPLAIVDQRPSSRASSRASSRPRPDDLEI from the coding sequence ATGGGTGATTGGAGTGCCTTAGGCAAACTCCTTGACAAAGTTCAAGCCTACTCCACTGCTGGAGGGAAGGTGTGGCTATCAGTCCTTTTCATTTTCCGAATCCTGCTGCTGGGGACAGCAGTTGAGTCAGCTTGGGGTGATGAGCAGTCTGCCTTTCGTTGTAACACTCAGCAACCTGGTTGTGAAAACGTCTGCTATGACAAGTCTTTCCCAATCTCTCATGTGCGCTTCTGGGTCCTCCAGATCATATTTGTGTCTGTACCCACACTCTTGTATCTGGCTCATGTGTTCTATGTGATGCGAAAGGAAGAGAAACTGAACAAGAAAGAAGAGGAACTCAAAGTTGCCCAAACTGATGGTGTCAATGTGGAGATGCACTTGAAGCAGATTGAAATAAAGAAGTTTAAGTATGGCATTGAAGAGCATGGTAAGGTGAAGATGCGTGGGGGTTTGCTGCGAACCTACATCATCAGTATCCTCTTTAAGTCTGTCTTCGAGGTGGCCTTCTTGCTGATCCAGTGGTACATCTATGGATTCAGCTTGAGTGCCGTTTACACTTGCAAAAGAGATCCCTGCCCACATCAGGTGGACTGCTTCCTCTCTCGCCCCACGGAGAAGACCATCTTCATCATCTTTATGCTGGTGGTGTCCTTGGTGTCTCTTGCCTTGAATATCATTGAACTCTTCTATGTCTTCTTCAAGGGGGTTAAGGATCGTGTGAAGGGAAAGAGCGATCCTTACCATGCTACCACTGGCCCACTAAGCCCCTCCAAAGACTGTGGATCTCCAAAATACGCATATTTCAATGGCTGCTCTTCACCAACCGCTCCCCTCTCACCCATGTCTCCTCCAGGGTACAAGCTGGTTACTGGCGACAGAAACAATTCTTCTTGCCGCAATTACAACAAGCAAGCAAGTGAGCAAAACTGGGCTAATTACAGTGCAGAACAAAATAGAATGGGGCAGGCAGGAAGCACCATCTCTAACTCCCATGCACAGCCTTTTGATTTCCCCGATGATAACCAGAATTCTAAAAAACTAGCTGCTGGACACGAACTACAGCCACTAGCCATCGTGGACCAGCGACCTTCGAGCAGAGCCAGCAGTCGCGCCAGCAGCAGACCTCGGCCTGATGACCTGGAGATCTAG